Part of the Candidatus Rokuibacteriota bacterium genome, CCGAACTCCCTGACGTGGGTGACATGAGGGATGCCCAGCAGCCGCGCGCCCAGGGCCCCTTCGCAGCAGGTCAGCGTGTTCGTCACCACCACGTCGCACTTCCAGCCCCGGATCATGCGGGCCAGCAGCGCGCCGCGCAGGCTATGGACCAGCGGCTTCTTCAGCAGGCGGTCCCACAGCGGGAGCGGAAAGCGCCTGGTCCACGGCCAGAAGGACCACACGGCATAGGGAATACGGCGTGCCTCGAGGGCCTGCGCCACGTAGTCGCGCGTGGGGACCACCACCCGGCACTCGACGCCCCGGGCCGTGAGGACGTCGATGAGATCGATCATCGACCGCTCGCTCCCGCCGTCCCCCCAGGTGGGTGACACAAAGCAGACCCGCATTCACACCCCCAGGATTGAGGCGGGCCCCGGGGTCAGGTCTTGCAATCCGACATCGCGGCCGACCCAGGTCCTGATACCCGCTCGCATGCGATAGTTCCAGACCTGACCCCATTCCGCATTCCGGCGCGGATTCGGGGTGTTATTCATGGTTCAGCGCCTCGATGGGGCTCACGGATGCGGCCCGGCTGGCCGGATAGAACCCGAACAGGATCCCGACCGCAGCCGTGAGAGCCGCCGCCAGGAGCGCCGCTTCCGGGGCCACCACAATGGGCCAGCCCCCGAAGCGGGCGAGGGCGTGGGCCCCGAGCGCTCCCAGCGCGATACCCAGGACGCCGCCCGCCAGCCCGGGCGGCGCGAGAGCGCTCCGCACACGGTGTGTGCCTCGAGCGCGCGGCAGGGGGTGCGGAGGCTCTGGGGGAGCATCATCCTAGCGGAAGGCCTCCAGGACGCGCCACGCCTCGTCGGCGCCGGCGAAATTCCGCGTGAGCGCCACGGCCGCACCCAGTACCTCGTGCCCCAGGTCGTTCCCGGGCTGCGCCGTAACGAACTGGCGGGCCACTCGCTCGGCCGTGCCGGCATCGCCTTTTCGCAGGGCCTCGATGGCCGTCCGAATCTGGGCAGGGGTCGACAGATCGTCCGGGACGGGCGGGGGCGTGCTCGGAGACGAGGGCAGCGAGGAGGCCGTCCCCGGGATGGCTGGGAGGAAGACCAGAGCGACAACGACAACGACAGCGACCATCGTCATCGCGCGGGCGGTCTTGAATCGGGTCATAGAGCCCTTTCATCGTTCCGCGAGTCTAGCACGGAGAGGAGAAGACGAAGGGCGAGAACCCCAATCAGGGCACTGTATCGCCCCAGGCGCACTACTTCTGGCTGTCTGACGCTTGCGGGTTTCGCTATGAGGCGATCTTCGGGATGCCAACGGGGAAGGGGAGTTTGAGTCTGTCTTCCACGTCGACGCAACGACATTGGACGTGAAGATTAGGGAAATGTTGGAGTAGAACGCGCGATCCGCCTCGCGGCGATCACGGCCCTCCAGCGTCCATAAAATAGGTGGCCACGAGTCCCGGGCGGGCAAAAAGAAGATTGGTCTGCTCCCGTTCCATGACCGCAGCGAGAGTTGAGCGGCGAAGCCGTTCTTCGATCACCGATTCCATCTCCCAGGGCTCGAGGCCGAATTCACGGAGATGGTTCAGCAGTGAGGCGACACCCGAGGCACCCCCGATCCACGCGGGTGTCACCTCGACGACCACCGCGGCGGTGCTGGCGAGAAGGTTGGTCATCCCGTGGATGACGGCAGGCTCGTGCCCTTCCACGTCGATCTTGACGATGATCTTTCCGCCGGTTGTTGGGGAGAGGGGGAGATCATCCGCATTGACAACCTCGACCTCGTATTCCTCCACAAAGGTCCCGGTCCGGCTATCCTTGTTCGGGTCCGGCCGTATGGTGCTTCCACCAAGCCAGTCTGGATTGACGCGTAAGGTTGTGACGCCAGAGTGGTCGCTCAGCGCCTTCTGCCAAACCTGGATCCGCCCGACGCGGGGCTGTTTGGCGGCGTGGTCGCGAAGCAGTTGTGCAAGCAGAGGGTGAGGCTCGAAGGCGTGGACGGTCCCATGCGGCTGAACGAGCGCGGCCGAGAGCATGGTTATGTGCCCGAAGTTCGCGCCGGCGTCGATTACGGTGTCGCCAGGGCGAAGCACACGACGCAGGAGCGCGTCCAGCGGCCGCTCGAAGAGGACGCCGAACCAGTATGGCACCCGGTGCATCGGGTTGTGCGGATTGCAGAGGATGGCCACTGGTAGTCCGCGCAGGCGGCGCGGTTGAGGGGCGGACGGGAGGACGCCGGGGTACAGGAGTCTCGGAACGACACGCTTCATAAGGTAGGGGATCCAGCGGTCCAAGAGACCAGTACGCCCGACCGTTGCCATCATCTCGGACGCGACCCGCTTCAGCTGTTGCCTCCAGGTCGGGCGCGGATTAGGCATCAACGAGGGCGCTATCCAATAAGAGCTGAGCAGGTCGTCTGCGACAAGGGCGATCTGGGCTTACCGCTTGAGGCCTTTGACGACCCGCGGCGGCGGTGCCCCGCTTGATGTGGAAAAGGTGATGGGCGTTCTTCCGGCTCTTCGTGAGGTTCACGGTAGCACGCGCTGAAAACGGAGCCCCGCATTTGGCTCAGGAGCTACGATCGTGGTCCGGCCCATACCGTAGTATGCCCCCAATCGGGTGCTCATGCCGCTAGCTGCATTCGCCTGCTGATGACCGCCGCGATCCTCGTGTAGCCGTCGATCTTGCGGGGCGTGATCTGCCCGATCGCGACGAGGCCGAAGAGCAGGATCAGCGCCGCGTCCTCGGTCGGCGGGGAGCCTTGCGCCTTCACGCGCCGGCGGAACTTTTCGTTGAGCCGCTCGATGACGTTGGTAGTGCGCAGCGTCGTCCACTGCGCCGTGGGGGAGCGGAAGAAGGTGAGCAGCTCGTCGTTCCCCTCCTGGAGACTGCGCACGACGCCCGGGCAGCGGTTGGCCCACGTGCGTTCAAACATCGTGTAGGCGGCCCGCGCCGCGTCGCCGTTCGCCGCGTACACGATGCGATGAAAGTCCCCTCGGAGGTCATCGAACGCGCGGTTCGGCGCCTTCCGCTCGAGGTTGCGCAGCGTGTGCAACTTATGCCGATATCGGCATGATGTGCATTATGCCGAGCAGCGGATTATGCCGAGTTGGCGGCCACACGCCGTGTGGGACAAGGGCGTGGTGCTGAGGGAGTCGGCATAATCCTGGAACTCTGATCGAGCGTAGCCTTCTCTCCGACATCAATCCGATGAGGAGAGGAGACCACGATGGGCAGACCGTCTCGTGTTCGGGTCACTGGACCGTTGGAGCGGTACGCAGGCGGGTTCCGAAGGGAGCTCGCCCGACAGGGCTACACGCTGCACTCGGCCAGCAACCAGCTCCAGCTCATGGCGCATGCGAACCGCTGGCTCGCGAGCCGCGGGCTGGTGGTCGGCGAGCTGACACCGGTTCGGGTCGAGGAGTTCCTCGCGGCGCGCCGCGCCGCGGGCTACACGCGGTGGCTGTCGACCAAGGCGATGGTGCCGGTCCTTGAGTACCTGCGAGGCCTCGACGTGGTCCCGACGCCGAGCCCGGATGTCCCAGCCACACCGGTCGAGAAACTGGTGGAGCACTACCGGACCTACCTGGTGCGCGAACGGGGGCTGGCGGTGGGCACCGTGGTGAGCTACCTGCATGTGGCCGGATTGTTCTTCTCCACCCGCTCCCCCGAGGGCGCGCTCGACCCGGAGCGCCTCACCGCCGCTGAGGTGACCGACTTCGTGCTCGCCGAGTGCGCCGCACGCAAGGTCGGCTCGGCCAAGTACGTCGTGTGCGGGCTGCGGTCGCTGCTGCGCTTCCTCTACGTGGCGGGCCACACGCAGCGCCAGCTCGCGGCGGCGGTGCCCACGGTGGCGGGCTGGCGCCTGGCTGGTCTGCCCACGGCGTTCGGCCGCCAGGAGGTCGCCCGCTTGTTGGCGAGCTGCGACCGGCGTCGCACCTTCGGCCGGCGCGCCGTCGCGGTGCTGGGCCTGCTGACACGCCTGGGGCTGCGTGCCGGGGAGGTGGCGGCGCTGGAGCTGCCCGACATCGACTGGCGCCGCGGCGAGGTCGTCATCCGCGGCAAGGGCCGCCGCCAGGAACGGCTACCGCTGCCCGTCGACGTCGGAGAAGCAATGGTCGGCTGGCTACGCAAGGGTCGACCACACTGCGAGTGCACCACGGTCTTCACCCGGGTTCGGGCACCGCACCGGGGCCTGACCAGCGGCGGCGTGTCAGCGATCGTGCGGGCCGCATGCGCGAGAGCCGGCCTGCCGGAGGTGAACGCTCACCGTCTCCGGCACACCGCGGCGACCGAGATGCTGCGCGCCGGCGCGGGACTGGCTGAGGTCGGCCAAGTCCTGCGCCACGCCAGCGTGTTGACCACGAGCATCTACGCCAAGGTCGACCGGACGGCGTTGCGTTCGTTGGCCCAGCCGTGGCCGGGGAGCGCGGCATGAGCGCGCTCCGTCGGGATCTGGACGACTACCTCGTGATCCGCCGGGCGCTTGGTTTCAAGCTCGCGCGCGCCGGGCTCCTGCTTGCCGACTTCGTCGCCCATCTGGAGGCGAACGAGGCCGACACGATCACCACCGACGCGGCGCTCGCGTGGGCGACCCGTCCCCCCAACGGCGCGTCGAACTGGTGGGCGCAGCGGCTGGCGGTGGTGCGGAGCTTCGCCCGTCACCTCCACGCCATCGACCCCACCCACGAGGTGCCCCCGCCCGGCCTGCTGCCGGGCCGGAGCCATCGGGCCACACCCTACCTGTACTCCGACCGCGACATCGCCGCGCTGATGGCCGCCGCCCGGGGGTTGCGCGCACCGCTACGGGCGGCCACCTTCGAGACCCTGGTGGGGCTACTGGCGGTGACTGGTCTTCGCATCGGCGAGGCCCTTCGGCTCGACCGCGATGACGTCGACCTCGTCGACGGTGTCCTGGTGATCCGCCTCTCCAAGTTCGGCAAGTCGCGCGAGGTCCCCCTGCATCCGAGCACCGTCGACGCGCTCGCCGCCTACACCCGCGAACGTGATCGGCTCTGTCGCCGCCCAGTCGACCGGGCGTTCTTCGTGTCCACCGCCGGCACCCGGCTCCTCTACTGCAACGCGCACCTCGCCTGGCTCGACCTGGTCCGCCGAGCCGGACTCCAGCCACGCTCGGCGACGTGCCGACCCCGGCCGCACGATCTGCGCCACAGCTTCGCGGTGCGCACCCTGCTCGGCTGGTATCCAGACGGCGCCGACGTGCACGCCCGCATGCCGCTGCTGTCCACCTACCTCGGCCACGTCCACCCCGGCAACACGTACTGGTATCTCTCCGCCGCCCCCGAGTTGCTCACCCTCGTCGTGGCTCGCCTCGACGCCACCGTCGGAGCACCGGCATGAGCGCCCTCGCCCCCACCCTGCAGAGCTTCTTCACCGAGCGCATGCTGACCCAACGTCGGGCCAGTCCCAACACGGTGGCCTCCTACCGCGACACCCTCCGACTGCTGTTGGGCTTCGCCCAGCGCCGCACCGGCACGACGCCGTCCAAGCTGCAACTGGAAGACCTCGACGCGGTGCTGATCGGCGCCTTCCTCGAGCATCTGGAACGTGAGCGCCACAACAGCGTGCGCACTCGCAACACCCGACTGGCCGCGGTGCACTCGCTGTTCGCCTACGCGGCCCTGCGCCACCCCGAGCACGCCGCGCTGATCCAGCGGGTGCTGGCCATCCCGGCCAAACGCACAGACCGACCGCTCGTGTCGTTCCTCACCCACGACGAGGTCGACGCGGTGCTGTCGGCGCCCGACCGCGATACCTGGGTCGGCCGCCGGGACCATGCGCTGCTCCTCGTCGCCGTCCAGACCGGCCTTCGCGTCACCGAGCTCACCTCCCTCACGTGCGCAGACGTGG contains:
- a CDS encoding FkbM family methyltransferase; this encodes MAILCNPHNPMHRVPYWFGVLFERPLDALLRRVLRPGDTVIDAGANFGHITMLSAALVQPHGTVHAFEPHPLLAQLLRDHAAKQPRVGRIQVWQKALSDHSGVTTLRVNPDWLGGSTIRPDPNKDSRTGTFVEEYEVEVVNADDLPLSPTTGGKIIVKIDVEGHEPAVIHGMTNLLASTAAVVVEVTPAWIGGASGVASLLNHLREFGLEPWEMESVIEERLRRSTLAAVMEREQTNLLFARPGLVATYFMDAGGP
- a CDS encoding transposase, with translation MHTLRNLERKAPNRAFDDLRGDFHRIVYAANGDAARAAYTMFERTWANRCPGVVRSLQEGNDELLTFFRSPTAQWTTLRTTNVIERLNEKFRRRVKAQGSPPTEDAALILLFGLVAIGQITPRKIDGYTRIAAVISRRMQLAA
- a CDS encoding tyrosine-type recombinase/integrase, yielding MGRPSRVRVTGPLERYAGGFRRELARQGYTLHSASNQLQLMAHANRWLASRGLVVGELTPVRVEEFLAARRAAGYTRWLSTKAMVPVLEYLRGLDVVPTPSPDVPATPVEKLVEHYRTYLVRERGLAVGTVVSYLHVAGLFFSTRSPEGALDPERLTAAEVTDFVLAECAARKVGSAKYVVCGLRSLLRFLYVAGHTQRQLAAAVPTVAGWRLAGLPTAFGRQEVARLLASCDRRRTFGRRAVAVLGLLTRLGLRAGEVAALELPDIDWRRGEVVIRGKGRRQERLPLPVDVGEAMVGWLRKGRPHCECTTVFTRVRAPHRGLTSGGVSAIVRAACARAGLPEVNAHRLRHTAATEMLRAGAGLAEVGQVLRHASVLTTSIYAKVDRTALRSLAQPWPGSAA
- a CDS encoding tyrosine-type recombinase/integrase, with translation MSALRRDLDDYLVIRRALGFKLARAGLLLADFVAHLEANEADTITTDAALAWATRPPNGASNWWAQRLAVVRSFARHLHAIDPTHEVPPPGLLPGRSHRATPYLYSDRDIAALMAAARGLRAPLRAATFETLVGLLAVTGLRIGEALRLDRDDVDLVDGVLVIRLSKFGKSREVPLHPSTVDALAAYTRERDRLCRRPVDRAFFVSTAGTRLLYCNAHLAWLDLVRRAGLQPRSATCRPRPHDLRHSFAVRTLLGWYPDGADVHARMPLLSTYLGHVHPGNTYWYLSAAPELLTLVVARLDATVGAPA
- a CDS encoding site-specific integrase; translated protein: MSALAPTLQSFFTERMLTQRRASPNTVASYRDTLRLLLGFAQRRTGTTPSKLQLEDLDAVLIGAFLEHLERERHNSVRTRNTRLAAVHSLFAYAALRHPEHAALIQRVLAIPAKRTDRPLVSFLTHDEVDAVLSAPDRDTWVGRRDHALLLVAVQTGLRVTELTSLTCADVDLGTGAHLRCHGKGRKERITPLTTQACGVLRVWLAERRGEPCDPLFPSRRRGPLSRDGVALLVAKHAGAATQRCPSLGGKTVSPHVLRHTCAMSLLAVGVDISVIALWLGHEGVETTQIYLHADLAIKERALARTAPAGTTPGRYRAPDSLVAFLEAL